A genome region from candidate division KSB1 bacterium includes the following:
- the ftsA gene encoding cell division protein FtsA, translating into MSKYIAGLDIGTTKIAAIIAEINGSPEPTIIGVGTSPSDGLRKGVVVNLEKTIRSIEAAIEEAERMAGVQIDEVFAGIAGDHIRSINGRGVVAVAGPNNEITPADIRRVIDAAKAVALPIDREVLHILPQEFIVDDQHGIKDPVGMSGVRLEVEVHIVTGAITSAQNIYRSISRAGMRAMDLVLEPLASSYSVLGEDEKELGVIVMDLGGGTTDIAMFFEECIRHTAVVGLGGKSITNDLALGLRTPVDQAENIKIQHGCAIRKPGFRDETIEVPGVGGRPERRLSKAYLVDIIQPRMEEILTLAHREIKKSNYVHLMSAGLVLTGGGSLLEGTVELAEEIFDMSVKLGVPNKFNGLTDLAQSPIHATGVGLVHYGIKHKGDEFLGDNEQGLFPWIMGRMRKWFNGRYIA; encoded by the coding sequence ATGTCAAAGTATATAGCTGGATTGGACATTGGAACCACCAAAATTGCTGCCATCATTGCAGAAATAAATGGCTCCCCTGAGCCAACAATAATTGGCGTCGGCACCAGTCCATCCGATGGGTTAAGAAAGGGGGTCGTTGTCAACCTGGAAAAAACCATTCGCTCTATTGAGGCAGCTATTGAAGAGGCCGAGCGCATGGCAGGTGTCCAGATCGATGAGGTTTTTGCAGGAATCGCAGGCGACCATATTCGCAGCATAAATGGCCGCGGAGTCGTTGCGGTAGCTGGCCCCAATAATGAGATCACCCCGGCTGACATCAGAAGGGTTATCGATGCGGCGAAGGCGGTAGCCTTGCCGATTGATAGAGAAGTTCTACATATTTTGCCGCAAGAATTTATTGTCGATGACCAGCATGGAATCAAAGATCCTGTCGGTATGTCCGGGGTACGTTTAGAAGTTGAGGTCCATATTGTCACCGGGGCGATCACTTCCGCCCAAAATATTTACCGGAGTATCAGCAGGGCGGGAATGCGGGCCATGGATTTGGTGCTTGAGCCGTTAGCCTCAAGCTATTCCGTTTTGGGAGAAGACGAAAAAGAACTCGGTGTAATTGTGATGGACCTTGGCGGCGGCACCACAGACATCGCCATGTTTTTTGAGGAATGTATTCGACACACTGCCGTAGTTGGTCTCGGGGGCAAAAGTATCACCAATGATCTGGCCCTTGGGCTGCGCACACCAGTTGACCAGGCGGAAAACATAAAAATACAGCACGGCTGCGCAATTCGAAAACCGGGTTTCCGTGATGAAACAATCGAAGTGCCCGGAGTCGGCGGACGTCCGGAAAGACGGCTCTCTAAAGCTTATCTCGTCGATATTATCCAACCGAGAATGGAGGAGATTCTGACTCTGGCTCATCGCGAAATCAAGAAATCGAACTATGTTCATCTGATGAGTGCGGGTTTGGTCCTCACCGGCGGCGGCTCTTTATTAGAGGGTACGGTTGAACTTGCAGAAGAAATTTTTGATATGAGTGTTAAATTGGGCGTGCCAAATAAATTTAACGGTCTAACCGACTTAGCACAAAGCCCCATTCACGCAACCGGCGTCGGGCTGGTTCACTATGGAATCAAACACAAAGGTGATGAATTTCTTGGTGATAATGAACAGGGTTTGTTTCCATGGATTATGGGGAGAATGCGCAAGTGGTTTAACGGTCGGTACATTGCTTAA